A single window of Psychrobacter raelei DNA harbors:
- a CDS encoding LysR substrate-binding domain-containing protein yields the protein MQLYHRLETDLQSTALGKYGKIRIATVPSIATKLLPDVLAEYSRRYPDVEISLVDDNSVGVCNRLLAGEVDIALGNLDTTHEQEVTFMPLLADPIGVVCTKNHRLAQFKEGVVWQELLGEPFIYNGTCQLLSHTPAYEINIKPRYEVGNITSLFSLLRNELGVTTLPKLAFPEYDNHLVWIPLIDPIVKRQIGMFSIAGRTLPPQVQLFTQLCSSYIKSLN from the coding sequence ATGCAGCTTTATCATCGCCTTGAAACCGACCTACAGTCTACTGCTTTAGGAAAATACGGTAAGATAAGAATAGCCACTGTTCCCTCTATAGCCACCAAACTGCTGCCTGACGTCTTAGCAGAATACTCCAGACGTTATCCTGATGTAGAGATAAGCTTGGTTGATGACAACTCGGTAGGTGTTTGCAACCGTTTGCTTGCTGGCGAGGTCGATATTGCGCTAGGTAATTTAGACACCACCCATGAGCAAGAGGTAACTTTTATGCCGTTACTCGCTGACCCTATTGGCGTGGTCTGCACCAAAAACCATCGACTTGCTCAGTTTAAAGAGGGTGTCGTGTGGCAAGAGCTGTTAGGCGAACCTTTTATTTATAACGGTACCTGTCAGTTACTCAGCCATACCCCTGCTTATGAGATAAATATCAAGCCTAGATATGAGGTGGGCAATATTACCTCCTTATTCTCATTATTAAGAAATGAGCTCGGTGTGACGACCTTACCCAAGCTTGCCTTTCCAGAGTACGATAACCATTTGGTATGGATACCGCTTATTGACCCTATTGTAAAACGTCAGATAGGCATGTTTAGCATTGCTGGCAGAACATTACCACCGCAAGTACAGCTTTTTACTCAGCTTTGCTCCAGTTATATAAAAAGCTTAAATTGA
- a CDS encoding RNA methyltransferase, translated as MDVDRHSPDLRQRLNSVRIVMVNTTLPANIGSAARAMLTMGLTDLVVVNPKHPIDEDSIAHAAGAKSVLDNCAVVDTLDEALSDCQLVFAASSRQRHIPRPVVTPDEAAQLVLDRPIGETKVAILFGREDRGLTNEELALADYHIQIDANPDYPVLNVASAVQVISSFFYSRFLQHSHSKLNQTNDTADKDGTDIEVMIRQKWDAPAVNQQQKQSLQSRIIELMHSLELVESTEHDKLRELPSRLSRLLSRLQLDQKEFELLSAIIAKVQRRL; from the coding sequence ATGGATGTAGACCGCCACAGTCCTGATTTACGTCAACGTTTAAATAGCGTCCGTATCGTTATGGTCAATACCACTCTGCCTGCTAATATAGGGTCAGCGGCTCGTGCCATGCTCACCATGGGGCTAACAGACTTGGTTGTAGTCAACCCTAAACACCCGATTGACGAGGACAGTATCGCTCATGCTGCAGGCGCTAAATCAGTGTTAGATAACTGTGCAGTAGTGGATACCTTAGATGAGGCTTTGAGCGACTGCCAGCTGGTATTTGCCGCCAGTAGTCGCCAACGTCACATACCAAGACCTGTGGTCACCCCAGATGAGGCAGCCCAATTGGTTTTAGATAGACCCATCGGTGAGACCAAAGTTGCCATTTTGTTTGGCAGAGAGGACCGAGGGCTTACCAATGAAGAGCTGGCACTGGCAGACTATCACATTCAAATCGATGCCAATCCTGATTACCCAGTGCTTAATGTGGCCTCAGCAGTTCAAGTTATATCCAGCTTTTTTTACAGCCGTTTCTTGCAGCACAGCCATAGCAAGCTAAATCAAACCAATGACACTGCTGATAAAGACGGTACTGATATTGAGGTAATGATACGCCAAAAATGGGATGCACCGGCTGTCAATCAACAACAAAAGCAAAGCTTACAGTCTCGTATAATAGAGCTGATGCATAGCCTAGAATTGGTAGAGAGTACAGAGCATGATAAGCTAAGAGAGTTGCCCAGCCGACTATCACGGCTGCTATCTCGACTACAGCTTGATCAAAAAGAATTTGAGCTGTTAAGTGCCATCATTGCTAAAGTACAGCGCAGACTCTAA
- the cysE gene encoding serine O-acetyltransferase — protein MRLIKAIKKAKASLQEDIAAVFNRDPAARNSTEVLLTYPGIHALILHRGAHYLWNKDYKFCARAISYGSRMVTGIEIHPAAQIGRRFFIDHGMGVVIGETAKIGDDVTLYHGVTLGGVSLGQGKRHPTLEDGVIVGAGAKVLGPFTVGKNAKIGSNAVVVKEVPAEATMVGNAARMITSSAEDEANNTSAALEATKQKPTANNEISCPDEIIAKPQKAHKKRLSERVDFNAYGLNPNSEDPVAEAFSKMLSHIQQSETRISEMQEALCRLDPNFKPKDCHKISADEIDVINN, from the coding sequence ATGAGACTCATTAAAGCCATTAAAAAAGCCAAGGCCTCATTACAAGAAGACATTGCCGCTGTATTCAATCGTGACCCTGCAGCCCGTAACAGTACCGAGGTACTGCTGACCTATCCCGGTATTCATGCCTTAATATTACACCGCGGTGCCCATTATTTATGGAATAAAGACTACAAGTTCTGTGCTCGCGCCATCTCATATGGTTCACGCATGGTCACTGGTATTGAGATCCACCCAGCTGCTCAAATTGGTCGTCGATTTTTTATTGATCATGGCATGGGTGTGGTTATCGGTGAGACCGCCAAGATTGGCGATGATGTGACTTTATATCATGGAGTTACCTTAGGCGGCGTCTCCTTAGGTCAAGGTAAACGCCACCCTACTTTAGAAGATGGCGTGATCGTTGGTGCAGGTGCAAAAGTATTGGGCCCCTTCACAGTAGGTAAAAACGCTAAGATTGGCTCTAATGCAGTGGTTGTCAAAGAAGTGCCTGCCGAAGCCACCATGGTGGGCAATGCGGCGCGTATGATTACAAGTAGTGCTGAGGATGAAGCGAACAACACTTCGGCCGCGTTAGAGGCGACCAAACAAAAGCCGACAGCTAACAATGAAATCAGCTGCCCTGATGAGATTATTGCTAAACCGCAAAAGGCGCATAAAAAACGTCTGTCAGAGCGGGTAGACTTTAATGCTTATGGCCTCAATCCAAACTCTGAGGACCCAGTAGCAGAAGCCTTTAGCAAGATGCTCAGCCACATTCAGCAGTCTGAGACACGTATTAGCGAGATGCAAGAGGCGCTGTGCCGCTTGGACCCCAATTTTAAGCCCAAAGACTGTCATAAGATTTCAGCCGATGAGATTGATGTTATTAATAATTAG
- the folB gene encoding dihydroneopterin aldolase, giving the protein MSKKDNPTDFVKVNGLKVEAVIGVFDWERVITQPLVIDVTMATDIREAASSDDIDHAINYKAVCDDITQWCQQAKAMLIETLAELIAQNILQKYATTQVTVTVAKPTAIKEADYVAVQITRTAKTAE; this is encoded by the coding sequence ATGAGTAAAAAAGACAACCCCACTGATTTTGTCAAAGTTAACGGCTTAAAAGTTGAGGCAGTAATCGGGGTATTTGATTGGGAGCGGGTAATTACTCAGCCCTTGGTGATTGATGTGACGATGGCAACGGATATCAGGGAGGCGGCAAGTAGTGATGATATTGACCATGCCATTAATTACAAAGCCGTGTGTGATGACATCACCCAGTGGTGTCAGCAGGCCAAAGCCATGCTGATTGAGACACTGGCTGAATTAATTGCTCAAAATATCTTACAAAAATATGCCACCACTCAAGTGACGGTTACGGTAGCCAAACCCACGGCCATTAAAGAGGCGGATTACGTTGCGGTACAAATTACGCGTACTGCCAAAACAGCAGAGTAA
- the rarD gene encoding EamA family transporter RarD gives MSLATPTNSTPSKPKPAVVHTTSKGIITALIAFSIWGSFPFYFKRLGEYNAVEIIGHRIIWTFVCLSLVLIVSKRWQWIATLKAQPRLIWITFLSSLIIATNWLTYVWAVNANQILEASLGYFISPLIGILLSLVFLQERLRPLQWIAVGFAISSVLIQVIMLGNLPWVSLILACSFSVYGVMQRRTPLPALDSLFLETALLVPLCIWWFMTSNVASSSLSFWWSDNIWFLMLAGPITLIPLLLFNQSTKMVAYSILSFMNYLTPTIIFLLAIFYYHEPFDTHRLMIFGLIWFGLLLFSIDLWQNRPSKQLNKRAN, from the coding sequence ATGTCATTAGCCACTCCCACCAATAGCACACCCAGTAAGCCCAAGCCTGCGGTGGTTCATACCACCAGTAAGGGCATCATCACCGCTTTAATTGCTTTTTCAATATGGGGGAGTTTTCCTTTTTATTTCAAGCGTTTGGGTGAGTATAATGCCGTAGAGATTATCGGCCACCGTATTATTTGGACCTTTGTGTGCCTAAGTTTGGTGCTGATAGTGAGCAAGCGATGGCAGTGGATTGCTACTTTAAAGGCGCAGCCGCGGCTGATTTGGATTACCTTTTTATCAAGCCTTATCATTGCCACTAACTGGCTCACTTATGTGTGGGCGGTCAATGCCAATCAGATTTTAGAGGCCAGTTTGGGCTATTTTATTAGCCCGTTAATTGGTATTTTATTGTCTTTGGTATTCTTGCAAGAGCGTTTGCGGCCGCTGCAATGGATAGCGGTCGGCTTTGCCATCTCCTCGGTACTTATCCAAGTAATTATGCTGGGTAATTTGCCGTGGGTGTCTTTGATATTGGCGTGCTCCTTTAGTGTGTATGGAGTTATGCAAAGACGGACGCCACTGCCTGCGCTTGACTCGCTGTTTTTGGAAACGGCGCTACTTGTGCCGCTATGTATTTGGTGGTTTATGACATCCAATGTGGCCAGCTCAAGTTTGTCATTTTGGTGGAGCGATAACATTTGGTTTTTGATGTTGGCAGGTCCAATCACCCTAATACCGCTGCTGCTGTTTAACCAATCGACCAAGATGGTGGCCTATAGTATTTTAAGCTTTATGAACTATTTGACCCCAACGATTATTTTCTTATTGGCAATATTTTATTACCATGAGCCTTTTGATACACATCGGCTAATGATATTTGGTCTTATCTGGTTTGGGCTTTTGTTGTTTAGTATAGATTTATGGCAAAATCGCCCCAGCAAACAGCTCAATAAGCGTGCTAATTAA
- a CDS encoding transposase — protein sequence MKTLKLRIKDKHANQLNKLAGSVNYAWNYVNALSFEHVRRTGKYFSAYDLSQYTKGSGEYLGLHSQTLQAINETHAKSRKQFKKAKLNWRTNRPDAKRKSLGWIPFKKSAIKYLHTRQTGKKALKSTIQLSLCKGQKLIIDVFDSYNLSLYQINTLEIVQDSRHRWYACITVKDFPRQASGKGSVGIDLGLKQSATTSNGDKLTTKQTQKWANKLAVAQRANNKSRVKAIHAKIKNSRLDAIHKFTTQLVKDNALIVVGDVKSRSFTNSMTNLAKLTYDAGWFELKRQLEYKCKHAGCQFEIVNESYTTQTCSYCLKISGSSLSGRAGLGIRGWRCAECGTWHDRDINAAKNILAVGLDRLAVGIPSV from the coding sequence ATGAAAACACTCAAGCTACGCATCAAAGACAAACATGCAAACCAGCTAAACAAACTAGCTGGGAGTGTTAACTATGCGTGGAACTATGTTAATGCGTTAAGCTTTGAGCATGTAAGACGCACAGGTAAGTACTTTTCCGCCTATGATTTAAGCCAATACACCAAAGGCAGTGGTGAGTATTTAGGCTTGCACTCGCAAACCTTACAAGCTATCAATGAAACTCACGCCAAATCTCGTAAACAGTTTAAAAAAGCCAAACTCAATTGGCGAACCAACCGACCCGATGCCAAACGCAAATCGCTTGGTTGGATACCCTTTAAAAAATCAGCCATCAAGTATCTACATACCAGACAAACAGGTAAAAAAGCACTGAAATCAACCATACAGCTATCGCTCTGTAAAGGTCAAAAGCTTATCATAGACGTATTCGATAGCTATAATCTAAGCCTATATCAAATCAACACGCTTGAGATAGTGCAAGACAGCCGTCATCGCTGGTATGCCTGTATTACCGTCAAAGATTTTCCTAGACAAGCAAGTGGCAAAGGCAGCGTTGGTATTGACTTAGGCTTAAAGCAGTCTGCTACCACCTCAAACGGTGACAAGCTGACAACCAAACAAACTCAAAAATGGGCGAATAAATTAGCAGTCGCCCAGCGTGCAAACAATAAAAGCCGGGTAAAGGCAATACACGCCAAAATTAAAAACTCAAGATTAGATGCCATACACAAATTCACCACCCAATTAGTTAAGGATAATGCCTTAATTGTGGTTGGTGATGTTAAATCACGCTCATTCACTAATTCGATGACCAACCTAGCTAAATTGACATATGATGCAGGATGGTTTGAACTCAAAAGACAACTGGAATATAAATGCAAGCATGCAGGTTGTCAGTTTGAGATAGTGAATGAGAGTTACACTACCCAGACCTGCTCGTACTGCCTTAAAATAAGCGGTAGTAGCTTGAGCGGTAGAGCAGGTCTTGGAATAAGAGGATGGAGGTGTGCTGAGTGTGGCACATGGCATGATAGAGATATCAATGCTGCTAAGAACATCCTTGCGGTCGGGCTTGACCGTCTAGCTGTAGGAATCCCCTCGGTTTAG